One Methanomassiliicoccales archaeon genomic window, GTCCGATTCCCTGTTCAATTTTCTGCACGCAGATCTTGCCGTACATAGTGTTTGCAAAATTGACATCCGTTACGTGCACGCCCGCCTGTACTGTCACGAAGAGGGCAGTGGGTCTTGTGTTATACCATCCCGCTTTCAGAACTTCTTTGACCGTGTAATTCCCGGCCTGAACTGGATCGAAGATATAGTATCCATTTGAATTGGTAATTGTGCTCGCAATTGGTACTGCTCCTCCGCTGGCATACAATTCAATTGTCCAGTTAGCCAGGCCAGGTTCTCCTAGATCCCAATTTCCGTCTCCATCAATATCATGGAACTTATATCCTGAAATCTTTCCAGCACCACTGTTAAAGAAATCAATGTAGATAATTTCTCCCTTTTTCAAGGCGAAATTGTTATATTCTCCAGCCGGAACATTAGGTGTCCCCAAACCGTTGGAAACTATACCTAGGCAGCTGTACTGCGGCTTGATATGTTCATGAACTGAATATGTACCCTGCACCAGACCACTAAATGCGAAGTATCCTTGACTAAAGGGTATGGTCACGAATTTTCCATTCTTATCAATAGTTGTGTAGCTTCCATTACCAGTTAGAACTGGCCCTAATGAAATCGGTATTCCGGGCAGTCCGTATCCAAGATCAATCGTGCCAGTAAGCGTGATCTCCCAATTGTTTGTGAGCATCCATGTGGATGGTACGGGACTTCCTGGAGAAGGTATTGATCCGCTTCCAGTATACTTATGACCCTCAATACGGCTCGTTGGATAGTTCGCTATTGGAATAGGTATAGTCTTTTCACCGATGCCAGGATAGTTCAGAGTAAAATGACGGGATGATCCCGTGGCGAATGCTGCACCATTCCATTTTGCAGTCCAGTCCTGAAATTCGCCACCATCTAGCTCGGTTGGAATTTCCGATTCTAATCCGTTTTGCCAAACAAGGCTGAGTGCCAGATGAGCTCTAAAGAACAAGATGATGTAATCGGAGTTTGTAGGCCATGTGTCATTGGTATACACAGTAAATTTCCTAGATTGTGAAGGTGCAGTTCCTGGTGAGTCGTCACCGCCGCTTAAAGGATCCATATAATTACGTATGTACCATCCAAAAACATTCGGGTTTGATCCTGAAATATAATTCACACCTTCAACAGGGATCGGTTTGCCCCAGGTTGTGCTCGGCGGTAGCTGCTGCCCGTCAGGAAGATAATCATTAGGAGAAACTGCAACTTGGAAGCCAGTATAAGATCCGTTGTAAGGTGTTATGGACGTGTCGAATCCATCCACATAGATTGCACCACTCGAAGGCTGATAGAAGTTGAAATCAATTTCGAATTCCGAACTGCCCCAAATTTTGCTTGATTTGGTAATTTTCAATTGATACGAAACGAAATCTCCTTCCGTGTAAGCCTTTCCAAGATCACCAGTTGTCCATTTGTTCTGCTCGAGATTGTAGCCAACAAATCGCTCCGAAGGTTCTGCTGCTACGACAGTATTTTCACTGACCATCGTAAACGCACCTGCAACCAACATTAGTAGTGCCAAGATTAGCCCCAGAAGTTTCCTGTTCCTATTTGTTGTAGTCTTGCTATTATTCATTTATCTTTTTCCCCCCTTTTGGTTCTCATTTGTGAAAACGACGATACAAAGGCTGTAGAATAGGCTTAGATTCGAATGTTCCTTTTTTTCATAACCCAGCTTCTTAAACTCTTCGTGTAATCACTTTATCATATGTTTTTAATTCGTCATTTTCACAAATGATATTTAGATTTTCAATTGCAATGAACCGTATTTAAATGTTGTTATCAAATGTAGCGATTTACCCATTACATTTGATAAAATAATATTATTTTACAATCAAAATATATAAATCTATAAATTTCTTTTTTTATTATTATTCATGAATGGAATCGAAATTCATCAACTAGACGAAGATTCCACATAACCGTTCAATTCCTAATATTTTCATTCAGTCTATTTGATAGTCAGTTGAGCAAGACAAATAATAAATTGGTTATAATCTCTATATACGAAGTAATTTCGTTGAAGAAACCATCAATTGGAAAAATGGAAGACTAAAGAATAGATTGGTAATAACAGAAACTTGCATAACATGCGAACTCGTCGTATTTCACAGTCTTTTTGGAGATGCTCGCAAAAGTTCTGAGGGTTAACCAATAAACGATTTATAATAAAACTGAAAATCGCAGAACGTTGGGCAAGCTTAAATTAGCAAGAAGTATTAAGTGAAACGACAAAGAATTAGGCAACAATCCAAAGATGGACAAAATGGTGCCTTAAATGGTTGAATCATCTGGCATGATTGTCATCGTCGTCGGCGCGGCGATTTTGGCATTTGTCATTTTCTTTGAGTTGAGGTATATGAGGTCAAGGAAAAGAGAAAAGATAGAAATGATACTACAGCGGGATGAAGCCTACAATGCGTTAATAACGACTAGTGCCGTTTCAAAAACTTTGAAAGAAAAGAATAAAGATACAAGCGAAGCGGATAGCCTTATTATCGAAGCGGAGAGAGCATATCAGAGGAAAGACTATCTCGTTTGTAAAGAATTGACCGAGCGGGCAAGAGAAGCTCTGAGAAGGGCGAAATCAAAGGATTTGGACGTATTCGAGGAAATTTCATCAAAACCGACTCCGCAAGAAGAAGAACAAATACCACCTTTTCAGGAAGTGAAAAAATTGCCAGTAAACTACATTGAGTCAAAATTCATGATTGAGAGTGCACAGATGGGTATCGAAGCTGCAGACCAGAGAGGCGTTGATACAACAGCCGCAAAAGATTATCTCGAAAGTGCAAGAAGATGCTTTGAAAGAACGGAGTACACGAATGCGTTGAAATTCGCTTATAAAGCAAAACGATGCGCTGAGGGGCAAGTGGTTGAACAGCAAGTTAAGGTGGCAGAACAGAGCGTAAAGGAGGAAATTGAGGCAAAAGATGAACCTCGGGCGAAAATTGAAATCGGGATGGTCGGTAATGAACAAAGATGCTCGAGTTGTGGGGACATTCTGCATCCAAATGATAATTTCTGTGGAAAATGTGGTGCAAAGGTTCGTAAGATTATTAGATGTCCCTCTTGTGCTTTAGAGGCAGAATCAACGGATAATTTCTGTAGGAAATGTGGGACTAGATTGAAAAGTACGTGATTTGACTTCTGAATTTCCCTCCGATCCGGAAACTTGTTCTTCGAATCCAAATTGAAAACTTTCGATCGTGCCCTCGATTTATGGAAAATGAACCGGATGGCTCGACGTCATCGCCTTAACTTGTGAAGAAGACTAGAGAATTCAAGAGATCATAGTCGGCAATCCGGTCAAAGACGCTATGAAGTCACTCAAACAGAATTGTTTAGGCTCTGTAGCCAAGAATCTTTTTATAGAGACCTTCAGATGCTTGAGTTGGTATAATGATACTAGTAAAATTCGGCGGTAGCGTGATAACGGATAAAATGAAATTGAGATATTTTAGAAGGAAGAACGTCAATCGACTTAGTCAGGAAATTGCAAATGCTGCAAAAAACATCATCCTGGTCCACGGAGCAGGCTCGTTTGGTCACATTGTTGCTCATGAATTCGAACTCCAAAGAGGATTAATTTCCGCGGAGCAATTGAAAGGTCTTGCTAAAGTCATGCTGGATGTGAGAGAATTAAATTATAAAGTCATGGAAGTTCTTGTTGAAAAAGGACTTAAACCGGTTTCCATTCCTCCAAGCACATCAGCGAGGCTTGATTCGGGAGAGTTGACATATCTCGATACAGATATTTTTGATAAATATCTTAAAATTGGATTCCTACCCGTGACTTTCGGCGACGCGTGTCTGGATTCGAGCAGGACTTTCGGAATATGTTCAGGAGATCAGTTGATGGAGAGATTGGCGATGTACTTCAAGCCCGAAATAGTTATCTTCTGCACGGATGTCGATGGTATTTATACTTCTGATCCATTCATGAATCCAAATGCGGAGTTGCTTGAAGAAATAGATCATTCTACGTTGGAGAAACTGCCTAAAACCTCAAGATACGTCGATGTAACTGGTAGCATGTATGGTAAGATAGAACGCATGGTACGAATTGCTTCTAGAGGATGCGAATGTTTGGTGATTAATGGCAATGTACCCGGAAGACTCGAATCTGCTCTTAAAGGAGAGCGTGTAAAAGGAACGAGAATCATTGGTGGATGAATCGATGTCAAGAATAGAAGATAGAAAGGCCGATCATATTGAAGTGTCGTTGGAAGAGGACGTAGGAAGCCAATACAACTATTGGGATGATATTAAATTAGTTCACAATGCCCTACCAGAAATCAATTTTGATGAAATAGATACCTCTATTGAATTCCTCGGACGCAAATTCTCATTCCCGTTGATAGTTACGGCAATCACTGGTGGATATTCAAAGGCCTCGAAAATCAATGAAAATATCGCTAAAGCTTGCGAAGAATTCCAAATAGGCATGGGCATTGGTAGCCAGCGGGCAGCACTGGAGAATGGAGATTACAGAAGCTATGCTGTCGTAAAGGATTACGATATTCCACTGAAGATCGGAAACCTAGGTGTTGCGCAGCTCATCAGACAAAAGAACAAAAATGCGCTGGCTTTGGACTCGATTAAACGTGCAATTGAAATGATAGATGCCGATGTGCTCTGCATCCATCTCAACTTTCTTCAAGAAGTTGTACAACCGGAGGGAGATACGAACGCAAAAGGATGTCTTGATGCAATTCGTGAGATCGCTCGAGAAGTGCCTATTATGATAAAAGAAACCGGGGCAGGTATCTCCAGAGGCGTCGCAAATCGATTAAAAGGTATCGGCATTAAGGCGATCGATGTCTCAGGAAGCGGAGGGACGAGTTTCTCCCTCGTTGAGAAATACAGAGCAGAAAGAGTAGGCGACGAAAAGGGAAAAATCTTGGGGGAAGCGTTTAAAGATTGGGGCATTCCATCGCCAGTATCGGTCATCGCTGCCAAGGTAGGTCTTCCACTCATTGCGAGTGGCGGAATCTTGAATGGTCTTCACATAGCAAAAAGCATCGCAATAGGTGCAAATTGTGCTGGCACAGCAAGATCGATTCTGCAGGCAGCGACCGAATCTGCAGATGCTGTCGTCAAGAAATTGAAAGTAATGCAGATGGAATTCAAAGCAACGATGTTCTTGACTGGTAGCGCAAGGGTTAATGAACTTTCAAGATCTCCACACGTCATCACGGGAATAACAAGAGAATGGCTAGAGCAAATGGGAGACTGATAAAATGGATATAGGCAAGGAAGTGAAGCCGATCATTGAAAAAATAGATAGAACTCTTATTTCTTACCTTCAGGAAGGAAAACCAGAGAAACTAATGAAGGCTGTACGGCACTACCCGGCCGCTGGTGGAAAGCGGTTAAGGCCACTAATCGCATACTTAGTCGCGGAAGCAGTTGGAAAGGCTGGGGATAGATCGCTACCGTTTGGATGTGCTCTTGAAATCATTCATAACTTCACACTCATACACGATGATATTATTGACCAGGATCCGGTAAGACGTGGGAGACCAGCAGTTCATGTACTTTTCGATATCCCCACTGCGATCATAGCCGGAGATGCAATGTTTGCCAGGGCTTTTGAGGTTATTGGAAAAACTCAAGTATGTGCTGGCGACCTTAACAGACTGTACGGGCTCACGGCCCGGACGGTATGGCTTATTGCAGAAGGGCAACAAATGGATTTTGATTTTGAGACAAGAAATGATGTGAGGCCAGAACAGTATTTGGAAATGATAGAGAGGAAAACCGCGGTCCTGTTTTCCTGCGCATCTGAAGGCGGCGCGATTATAGCCAGTGGTTCTGAATTCCAAGTTTCTGAAATGAAAGAGTATGGAAGAATGCTCGGCATTGCATTCCAGATTTGGGATGATGTTCTTGGCATTACGGGCGAGGAGGAGATATTAGGAAAGCCGATTGGGTCGGATATTCGAAACGGAAAGCGTACCCTCATTGTGCTTCATGCACTTGCAGAACTTGAGAAACTGGGAGATAATAAGAGAAGAGAATTTTTGCTTGCATCACTAGGCAATGAGAAACTTGATGGCGCTGGTATGGCTAATATAATCGCTTTGCTGGAGGAACTCGGAAGCATTGAGTTCGCAAAAAGAACAGCATTCTCATTTGCCGAGAGGGCAAAACATAGTTTGAAATGTCTTGATAAAAGCAGGGAAAGCGAGATCTTGTCGATACTCGTAGATTTTTCAGTTGGACGAAAGAGCTGATGATACATCAATAGCGAAAGAAATTTAGAAACTAACATGTCACGCCGCGATCTGTGAGCATAAACTCCGCGATCCTTCCTTCAGGAAGATGACGGTGTTTTACCAAGACTGCCCTGCGCCTTCCAGTTGAAATTTTTTCGAGCCGTATGATCACCTTTGCGTTATGATGAAGTGCATGACCACCGAGGGATTCAAAAGTGCCTTTTTCAACGTCCGTATAAACCTGAGAAGTGAGTAAGACGGGGATGTTCATTTTCCTCGCGACTCCAACGAGCTTAACAGTTTGACTTGCAATAGATCGCCTTTCCGATCGTTCTTCTTGTCTACTCGTAAGACGATAATACATTGTTGCGGAGTCGAGCACTATCAGGCCGATGTCAGCGTTTGCCTCGGCCATTTTCACAGCCTTATCGACCATTCTTTCTTGGTCGTCGAAGCTATGAACCTCTGTGAAAAGTGTATTTTTAATAACGGCATTGAAACTATCGCCAGCGATTTGACGAAGCCGGTCTAGAGATACACCTTCAGTGTCAATGTATGCGACCTTCCTCCCTGTCTTTACCACGTTGCACGTCGCGAGCAGACATAGGCTCGTCTTGCCTGTGCCAGCTTCCCCATAAATTAATGTGATGCAACCTGGTTCGATGCCGCCGTCAAGCATCGAATCAAGCGATTCGCATCCAAACGGAATTCTATCCACGCATCGAAAAGGTCTTCGAAAACAATAATCTTTCCCGTCGATAAAGTCGTCTATAGTCCAGATGAAACAATCATACACACTTTGGCTATACAAACAATGTTTCGAAATTTATACAACAAGGTGCAATCTTTACATCAAATATCAGGTCATTGTCAATCTAGTTCTTCTCGCAGTAAAGTCACAGTTCATAGGAAAATTACTTGCGGAACATTTGAAAGCCTTTTTTGATATTATGATTGCCGAGTGGAGCAGAGAAAACGAGATTATTAGGGGTCATTTCGAATGATTTTCCTTTTCCAGAAGCGCTCTCGGGAATGCCAGCAACAGAAGTGCACCTGTGATTTGGAATGCTGCCAAAAGAACCAGTCCAATGTCATAAGAGGAAGTAATAGCAACAGCAAAGCCAAGAATGATTGGCCCAAGTACGGCAGCACCGTTCGCAATGCCGTTCATAATTCCTGTTGCACTTCCAACAAGACACGTCGGTGCGACGCTCTGCAACAATGTGAAAGAGGTTGGTGCCATCACCCCCAGGAAAAAGAATATTCCTGCAGCAACAAGGATAATGAGATTCTCCGAGAACGTGAAAATCATAATGACTAATAAGATAGCATCGCATACAGCAAAAGCAAACGCAATCTCCACCCTTTTTCCCGTGTGATCACTAATCCAAGATCCAACATACATCCCGAAAATACCGCCTAGATAGGGCAGGGACGCAGCCCATATCAATTCCTCTACTGCCAAACCCTTCGCAACGATGAGATATGTAGGAAGCCATAGTGAAAGCCCCCACCAAGCCATGTTGATTGCGAGAAAGGCGATCGTAATTACAAATAACCCCCTGATCCTCAACGCGGACACAACATTCTCTTTTATTACGGCGAAAAGCCCACCCAGAGTTGTTTTCTGTCCGTCTTTAAAACAGCTTTTATCGGAAATATCTGGGATAAACAGCCATAAAGGAATTAACAGGATGAATCCTACAATTGCCACAAAATAGAACATAAATTGCCAGCTGGTTACGATTATTAAAGGAATGAAAATAATTGGCACTAGTAAATTCGAAAGGAACCCAGTGCTCAGATATAGCGCATTTATTCGAGCCCTGCCTGACAAAGGAAACCATGTAGAAACAATCTTACTTGCACTCGGAAAGAGCGGTCCTTGTGAGAGACCAAGTAGAAATCTTGCCAATATAAACGCGCCAACAACGGCTCCAAAGAGACCAGTCGCGAATGTTAAAATCGACCACGAAAACACAGCCAATGCCAAACTTTTTTTTGGCCCGATATGATCAATGAGTGGACTCATAAAAATATTTGAAATTCCGTAACCAACAAGGAAGATTCCTAGTAAAACTCCACCAAGTTCGCCAAGTTTTTCTGAATCCCAATGATATTCTTCGGCTACAAATGGCAGTGCAACTGATACATTTGCGCGGGCTATATATCCTACAAGCGTCGCCAAAAAGAGCATGAGTGAAATTGTTACCACGCGTTTTGTTCTGCGTCCGTCTCCTGCATCTTCCAGTCTGTCGATTGATGTATTCATCGAGAAGTCATTCCTCCTAGAAGCTAATCATGCTTTGGTCTTTCGGAAATCCGATGCTGCCAAGGATGCTTAACCTGTTAATATACATTTACTGATAAGTTTTTGGAATCATGCTCAGTTTGAACAACTGGGCGAATGACTTGATTGACCTAGCGAAAGATCATGTTACAGATCTTTTCCCATTTGAACAGCCAAGAAGAAGTCAAGATTTATTTCTTATGCATGCAAGAGAATGCGTCAAACACGGAATCCATCTGTTGGCAAATGCACCAACTGGGCTGGGGAAAACTGCTGTGTCTCTTGCAGCTGGACTTGAGCATGCGGTTAAAAATGGAGGACGGGTCTTTTTCCTTGTGGCAAAGCAATCGCAGCATACGGCGGTCATCGAAACTGCGAAGAGGATTCATGAGAAATACGCCATCAAAGTCGTAGATCTGATTTCCCGTAGAGACATGTGCTTGGCAACTGGCCCCAAGCATTTAGGATGTACTTCTAATTTGAAATGTTATTTTTCGAGGAAAATTCCAAGCGATCTCGTAGATTCCATCTTTCATTCGCCGTTGCACGTTCGAGAATTGATTAGATTTTCACTTTGCGAGGGGATATGCCCTTATCGCATGGC contains:
- a CDS encoding SdrD B-like domain-containing protein, producing MNNSKTTTNRNRKLLGLILALLMLVAGAFTMVSENTVVAAEPSERFVGYNLEQNKWTTGDLGKAYTEGDFVSYQLKITKSSKIWGSSEFEIDFNFYQPSSGAIYVDGFDTSITPYNGSYTGFQVAVSPNDYLPDGQQLPPSTTWGKPIPVEGVNYISGSNPNVFGWYIRNYMDPLSGGDDSPGTAPSQSRKFTVYTNDTWPTNSDYIILFFRAHLALSLVWQNGLESEIPTELDGGEFQDWTAKWNGAAFATGSSRHFTLNYPGIGEKTIPIPIANYPTSRIEGHKYTGSGSIPSPGSPVPSTWMLTNNWEITLTGTIDLGYGLPGIPISLGPVLTGNGSYTTIDKNGKFVTIPFSQGYFAFSGLVQGTYSVHEHIKPQYSCLGIVSNGLGTPNVPAGEYNNFALKKGEIIYIDFFNSGAGKISGYKFHDIDGDGNWDLGEPGLANWTIELYASGGAVPIASTITNSNGYYIFDPVQAGNYTVKEVLKAGWYNTRPTALFVTVQAGVHVTDVNFANTMYGKICVQKIEQGIGPVANVTIELWQGGVKIAWAVTNETGWVCFENLKLGTYTVKEVLPA
- a CDS encoding zinc ribbon domain-containing protein, with translation MVESSGMIVIVVGAAILAFVIFFELRYMRSRKREKIEMILQRDEAYNALITTSAVSKTLKEKNKDTSEADSLIIEAERAYQRKDYLVCKELTERAREALRRAKSKDLDVFEEISSKPTPQEEEQIPPFQEVKKLPVNYIESKFMIESAQMGIEAADQRGVDTTAAKDYLESARRCFERTEYTNALKFAYKAKRCAEGQVVEQQVKVAEQSVKEEIEAKDEPRAKIEIGMVGNEQRCSSCGDILHPNDNFCGKCGAKVRKIIRCPSCALEAESTDNFCRKCGTRLKST
- a CDS encoding isopentenyl phosphate kinase, producing MILVKFGGSVITDKMKLRYFRRKNVNRLSQEIANAAKNIILVHGAGSFGHIVAHEFELQRGLISAEQLKGLAKVMLDVRELNYKVMEVLVEKGLKPVSIPPSTSARLDSGELTYLDTDIFDKYLKIGFLPVTFGDACLDSSRTFGICSGDQLMERLAMYFKPEIVIFCTDVDGIYTSDPFMNPNAELLEEIDHSTLEKLPKTSRYVDVTGSMYGKIERMVRIASRGCECLVINGNVPGRLESALKGERVKGTRIIGG
- the fni gene encoding type 2 isopentenyl-diphosphate Delta-isomerase, coding for MSRIEDRKADHIEVSLEEDVGSQYNYWDDIKLVHNALPEINFDEIDTSIEFLGRKFSFPLIVTAITGGYSKASKINENIAKACEEFQIGMGIGSQRAALENGDYRSYAVVKDYDIPLKIGNLGVAQLIRQKNKNALALDSIKRAIEMIDADVLCIHLNFLQEVVQPEGDTNAKGCLDAIREIAREVPIMIKETGAGISRGVANRLKGIGIKAIDVSGSGGTSFSLVEKYRAERVGDEKGKILGEAFKDWGIPSPVSVIAAKVGLPLIASGGILNGLHIAKSIAIGANCAGTARSILQAATESADAVVKKLKVMQMEFKATMFLTGSARVNELSRSPHVITGITREWLEQMGD
- a CDS encoding polyprenyl synthetase family protein produces the protein MDIGKEVKPIIEKIDRTLISYLQEGKPEKLMKAVRHYPAAGGKRLRPLIAYLVAEAVGKAGDRSLPFGCALEIIHNFTLIHDDIIDQDPVRRGRPAVHVLFDIPTAIIAGDAMFARAFEVIGKTQVCAGDLNRLYGLTARTVWLIAEGQQMDFDFETRNDVRPEQYLEMIERKTAVLFSCASEGGAIIASGSEFQVSEMKEYGRMLGIAFQIWDDVLGITGEEEILGKPIGSDIRNGKRTLIVLHALAELEKLGDNKRREFLLASLGNEKLDGAGMANIIALLEELGSIEFAKRTAFSFAERAKHSLKCLDKSRESEILSILVDFSVGRKS
- the radB gene encoding DNA repair and recombination protein RadB, with amino-acid sequence MDRIPFGCESLDSMLDGGIEPGCITLIYGEAGTGKTSLCLLATCNVVKTGRKVAYIDTEGVSLDRLRQIAGDSFNAVIKNTLFTEVHSFDDQERMVDKAVKMAEANADIGLIVLDSATMYYRLTSRQEERSERRSIASQTVKLVGVARKMNIPVLLTSQVYTDVEKGTFESLGGHALHHNAKVIIRLEKISTGRRRAVLVKHRHLPEGRIAEFMLTDRGVTC
- a CDS encoding MFS transporter — its product is MNTSIDRLEDAGDGRRTKRVVTISLMLFLATLVGYIARANVSVALPFVAEEYHWDSEKLGELGGVLLGIFLVGYGISNIFMSPLIDHIGPKKSLALAVFSWSILTFATGLFGAVVGAFILARFLLGLSQGPLFPSASKIVSTWFPLSGRARINALYLSTGFLSNLLVPIIFIPLIIVTSWQFMFYFVAIVGFILLIPLWLFIPDISDKSCFKDGQKTTLGGLFAVIKENVVSALRIRGLFVITIAFLAINMAWWGLSLWLPTYLIVAKGLAVEELIWAASLPYLGGIFGMYVGSWISDHTGKRVEIAFAFAVCDAILLVIMIFTFSENLIILVAAGIFFFLGVMAPTSFTLLQSVAPTCLVGSATGIMNGIANGAAVLGPIILGFAVAITSSYDIGLVLLAAFQITGALLLLAFPRALLEKENHSK